From a region of the Coffea eugenioides isolate CCC68of unplaced genomic scaffold, Ceug_1.0 ScVebR1_2287;HRSCAF=3287, whole genome shotgun sequence genome:
- the LOC113756401 gene encoding uncharacterized protein LOC113756401: MSEKVNLNEKKKANFVRSLHEKVRNNIEQRTTQYVQQSNKGRWKVVFEPREWVWLHLRKEQFPSLLESKLSPRVDGPFQVLELINDNAYRLDLLGEYNVSAIFNVVDLSPFLTGNEFDLRTDPSQEEGNDVGQGQGVASTIVDPVKVPTGTLTRVRSK; encoded by the coding sequence ATGTCTGAAAAGGTTAACttgaatgaaaagaaaaaggccaaCTTTGTTCGTTCTTTGCATGAAAAGGTACGTAATAATATTGAACAACGTACAACACAATATGTTCAACAGTCTAACAAAGGACGTTGGAAAGTTGTTTTTGAGCCAAGAGAGTGGGTGTGGTTGCACCTAAGGAAGGAACAATTTCCTTCTTTACTGGAAAGCAAACTTTCTCCACGTGTTGATGGCCCGTTTCAAGTCCTAGAGCTCATCAACGATAATGCTTACCGATTGGACTTGCTAGGTGAGTATAATGTTTCCGCTATATTCAATGTTGTTGACTTGAGTCCATTTCTTACAGGCAATGAGTTCGATTTGAGGACagatccttctcaagaggaggggaatgatgtgGGTCAAGGTCAAGGTGTAGCGTCCACAATTGTTGATCCAGTGAAGGTGCCTACGGGTACACTGACAAGAGTTAGGTCTAAATGA